From the Halococcus salsus genome, one window contains:
- a CDS encoding 2Fe-2S iron-sulfur cluster binding domain-containing protein: MDERIPVTVVTDDDETTIEVGRGENLRDTLLAHGFPVYGAVSKHANCGGRGLCATCTVEVDPAPEPTHWHDAAAARFGYPRLSCCIEVEDPLRVRLLDKYVWGQIFPRRPDAP; encoded by the coding sequence ATGGACGAGCGAATCCCCGTGACGGTCGTCACCGACGACGACGAGACGACCATCGAGGTCGGACGTGGCGAGAATCTCCGGGATACGCTGTTGGCGCACGGGTTCCCCGTCTACGGGGCGGTATCGAAACACGCCAACTGTGGTGGGCGGGGCCTGTGTGCGACCTGTACCGTCGAGGTCGATCCGGCTCCGGAGCCGACTCACTGGCACGATGCTGCGGCTGCTCGGTTCGGTTATCCCCGCCTCTCGTGCTGTATCGAGGTCGAGGACCCGCTCAGGGTTCGACTCCTCGATAAGTACGTCTGGGGCCAGATATTCCCTCGTCGGCCGGATGCCCCGTAG
- a CDS encoding DASH family cryptochrome: MSDAAIVWFRTDLRLHDNEALARAVDTHDEVLPVYCFDPREFDTTMFELRKTGPYRTRFLVESVRDLKRSFREHGGDLLVRRGLPEELLPGLANEYGAETVYYQTTPSTEERAVESAVIDGLDQRGVDHHRVWGKTLYHIDDLPVEIDRIDDTFTPWRKTVENEATVRETFEKPAPNDLAVTLFEGDSEPDPTAIPTPLESDDTERAPDDRAVLDFEGGETAGLQRLDEYVWEGDHLREYKATRNGLLGPDYSSKFSPWLALGCLSPRRVHETVERYEHERVANESTYWLVFELLWRDYMTFQFEKHGAAFFTPTGIRGVEKNWRRDETAFERWAAGETGIPFVDANMRELNRTGYMSNRGRQNVASFLADVLELDWRLGAAYFESRLVDYDVCSNWGNWAYQAGVGNDSRDGYFHVLGQGKRYDSDAEYIRRWLPALGGLPADACHEPWQLSDGQQEMYGVELGEEYPEPMVDVEAVYERLAK, encoded by the coding sequence ATGAGTGATGCTGCTATCGTCTGGTTTCGGACCGACCTCCGTCTTCACGACAACGAGGCACTTGCGCGGGCCGTCGACACCCACGACGAGGTGCTCCCGGTCTACTGCTTCGACCCGCGCGAGTTCGACACCACGATGTTCGAACTCCGGAAGACCGGCCCCTATCGAACGCGATTCCTCGTCGAGAGCGTTCGGGACCTCAAGCGCTCGTTCCGGGAGCACGGCGGTGACCTCCTCGTTCGGCGTGGCCTCCCCGAAGAACTCCTCCCAGGTCTCGCCAACGAGTACGGGGCCGAGACGGTCTACTATCAGACGACGCCCTCGACCGAGGAGCGCGCCGTCGAGAGCGCAGTGATCGACGGGCTCGACCAACGGGGCGTCGACCACCACCGGGTCTGGGGAAAGACGCTCTATCACATCGACGACCTCCCGGTGGAGATCGATCGTATCGACGACACGTTCACACCGTGGCGAAAGACCGTCGAGAACGAGGCGACGGTACGCGAGACGTTCGAGAAGCCGGCACCGAACGATCTCGCGGTGACGCTCTTCGAGGGCGACTCCGAACCCGACCCGACGGCTATCCCGACGCCACTGGAGTCGGACGACACGGAACGAGCGCCCGACGACCGAGCGGTACTCGACTTCGAGGGTGGCGAGACCGCCGGCCTCCAGCGATTGGACGAGTACGTCTGGGAGGGCGACCACCTGCGCGAGTACAAGGCGACCCGTAACGGACTGCTCGGACCGGACTACTCCTCGAAGTTCTCGCCGTGGCTCGCGCTCGGTTGTCTTTCACCTCGCCGTGTCCACGAGACGGTCGAGCGATACGAGCACGAACGCGTCGCCAACGAGTCGACCTACTGGCTGGTGTTCGAACTGCTCTGGCGCGATTACATGACCTTCCAGTTCGAAAAGCACGGTGCGGCGTTCTTCACGCCGACGGGGATCCGAGGTGTCGAGAAGAACTGGCGGAGGGACGAGACGGCCTTCGAACGGTGGGCCGCCGGCGAGACCGGTATCCCGTTCGTCGACGCCAACATGCGCGAGCTGAATCGGACGGGATACATGTCGAACCGTGGCCGGCAGAACGTGGCGAGTTTCCTCGCGGACGTCCTCGAACTCGACTGGCGGCTGGGGGCGGCGTACTTCGAGTCGCGACTCGTCGACTACGACGTCTGCTCGAACTGGGGGAACTGGGCCTACCAGGCCGGCGTCGGTAACGACTCGCGGGACGGCTACTTCCACGTTCTCGGTCAGGGCAAGCGCTACGACTCGGATGCCGAGTACATCCGCCGCTGGCTCCCGGCGCTCGGGGGGTTGCCCGCCGACGCCTGCCACGAACCGTGGCAGCTCTCGGATGGGCAACAGGAGATGTACGGCGTCGAACTCGGCGAGGAGTACCCGGAGCCGATGGTCGACGTCGAGGCCGTCTACGAACGACTGGCGAAGTAG
- a CDS encoding aldo/keto reductase, with protein MEYTTLGSTGMEVSKICLGCMSFGSGHDWMLDEDEGRELVERAIDHGINFFDTANTYSAGESEAILGNVLSEYDRDRQVVATKVRFSGATDHRNAVGLSRKTIEQELEHSLDRLGMDTVDLYQIHRWDYSTPIETTLHALDDAVHRGDVRHIGASSMWAHQFEHALDVADDHGLARFETMQDLYHLAYREEEREMLPVCRRENVGVMPWSPLGAGYLTRPHAEFATTTRSEHELDEGVPYHEGPGSEAINDRVQELADEYDATMAQIALAWQFQNENVDAPIVGTSSIEHLDAAVAALDIDLSDSDVEYLEAPYHPVAIYGHD; from the coding sequence GTGGAATACACGACACTCGGCTCCACGGGGATGGAGGTCTCGAAGATCTGCCTCGGTTGTATGAGCTTCGGGAGCGGCCACGACTGGATGCTCGACGAGGACGAGGGGCGCGAACTCGTCGAACGCGCCATCGACCACGGTATCAACTTCTTCGATACGGCGAACACCTACTCCGCGGGCGAGAGCGAGGCGATCCTGGGGAACGTGCTCTCGGAGTACGACCGCGACCGGCAGGTCGTCGCCACCAAGGTCCGCTTCAGCGGGGCGACCGACCACCGAAACGCCGTCGGGCTCTCCCGAAAGACCATCGAGCAGGAGTTGGAACACTCCCTTGATCGGCTCGGGATGGACACGGTCGACCTCTACCAGATCCATCGGTGGGACTACTCGACGCCGATCGAGACCACGCTTCACGCCCTCGACGACGCGGTCCACCGTGGTGACGTCCGCCACATCGGCGCGTCCTCGATGTGGGCCCACCAGTTCGAACACGCTCTGGACGTCGCGGACGACCACGGTCTCGCCCGGTTCGAGACGATGCAGGACCTCTATCACCTGGCCTATCGCGAGGAGGAACGCGAGATGCTCCCGGTCTGTCGGCGCGAGAACGTCGGGGTCATGCCGTGGAGCCCGCTCGGTGCGGGCTATCTCACACGCCCGCACGCGGAGTTCGCGACGACCACCCGGAGCGAACACGAACTCGACGAAGGGGTGCCGTACCACGAGGGGCCGGGGAGCGAGGCGATCAACGACCGCGTGCAGGAGTTGGCCGACGAGTACGACGCGACGATGGCACAGATCGCCCTCGCCTGGCAGTTCCAGAACGAGAACGTCGATGCGCCGATCGTCGGCACGTCGAGCATCGAACACCTCGACGCCGCGGTGGCCGCCCTCGACATCGACCTCTCGGATTCGGACGTCGAGTATCTCGAAGCACCGTACCATCCGGTGGCGATCTACGGGCACGACTGA
- a CDS encoding bacterio-opsin activator domain-containing protein, giving the protein MSTIAEFSIPVTEFALHDTLERRPDMVFEVDRVVAHETSRVVPFVRATYGEFDGLTGILEDDASVAEVELLADVEGERFYRMVWTERAQIIGYMVAELGATVQEATASDGEWHLRVFFPERDGLSATNEYARESGCSLDVTRIYGVDELEEARHNLSEGQYEALTAGVERGYYDIPREINAQELADELDISHQALSERFRRATKNLVTDTLLVDQSDEDERN; this is encoded by the coding sequence GTGTCGACGATAGCGGAGTTCAGCATCCCGGTGACGGAGTTCGCGCTCCACGACACGCTCGAACGCCGTCCGGACATGGTGTTCGAGGTCGACCGCGTGGTGGCCCACGAGACCAGCCGGGTGGTGCCGTTCGTGCGGGCGACGTACGGGGAGTTCGATGGGTTGACCGGGATACTCGAGGACGACGCGAGCGTCGCGGAGGTCGAACTCCTCGCCGACGTCGAGGGCGAGCGGTTCTACCGGATGGTGTGGACCGAGCGGGCCCAGATCATCGGCTACATGGTCGCCGAACTGGGGGCGACCGTCCAGGAGGCCACCGCGAGCGACGGCGAGTGGCACCTCCGCGTGTTCTTCCCCGAACGGGACGGGCTGTCGGCGACCAACGAGTACGCCCGCGAAAGCGGATGCAGCCTGGACGTGACCCGTATCTACGGGGTCGACGAACTCGAAGAGGCCCGACACAACCTCTCCGAGGGCCAGTACGAAGCCCTCACCGCGGGCGTCGAACGGGGCTATTACGACATCCCACGTGAGATAAACGCCCAGGAGCTCGCCGACGAACTCGACATCTCCCACCAGGCCCTCTCCGAGCGGTTCCGACGGGCGACCAAGAACCTCGTCACGGACACGCTCCTCGTTGACCAGAGCGACGAAGACGAGCGGAACTGA